The DNA window GCGCAGCCCGTACGCCCGGCGCTGGATGACGCGGATCTTGTTGTTCAACCCCTCGACGAATCCCAGGGAGACCTTGTTCTCGGGACAGCAGTAGGCCGCTACCCCATCCCAGTGTCGTTCGATCATCGCGGCGAACTTCTCGTAGGGCTCCAGCCGCTGCCACTTCAG is part of the Candidatus Binatia bacterium genome and encodes:
- a CDS encoding transposase, whose product is LKWQRLEPYEKFAAMIERHWDGVAAYCCPENKVSLGFVEGLNNKIRVIQRRAYGLRDEEYLRLKVLTCMLPKI